The genomic interval CGCACGCGCTTCGCGGCGATGTCGACCTCCACCGCGCCAACCCCCGGCAGCCCGCCGAGCGAGCGGGCGATCGAGCGCGCGCAGCCGTCGCAATGGATGTCGGGGGCCGTGAGCGTCACGCTTTCCATGTCTTTGCTCCCTCAGATCGAAGCCGCCCGTCGGTCGCCCCATTATGGCCGGGCCCTGCGCGGGAGTCAAGCCTCGGCCGCGCGAACGACCGCGACGGGCCGCGCCCGCCCGGTCCGCCCACCATCGGTACCAGACGTCGCGCCGCGTGCATTGACAGGTCCGCTTGCATCGTGTACCATGACGGCAACGATTGCCGTGCGCCCCGACGTGTGGAGGCAGCGATGCCTGCTCGCGTGATCTCCTGGCCCCTTCCACCGCGCCCGGCGCTCGCCGCCGGAAGCCGCCCCGCCACGCGCGCTTCGCCCCTGCCGCGGACTCCCTGCCACCGACTCGTACCCGTTCTGTCGATGAAGAGAGGACCAGGAGGA from Chthonomonadales bacterium carries:
- a CDS encoding heavy-metal-associated domain-containing protein gives rise to the protein MESVTLTAPDIHCDGCARSIARSLGGLPGVGAVEVDIAAKRVRVEYDGATIDEAAIRSRLADAGFPAEA